Below is a window of Sporosarcina ureae DNA.
AGTCGTTCAAGTCCATTACAATCATTGGCGATACGGAAGGTCCAATCTCTCCATGTGGTGCTTGCCGTCAAGTCATTGCGGAATTTTGTGCTCCGCAGATGCCTGTGTACTTGACGAACTTGAAAGGCAATGTGCAAGAAACAACGGTAGAACAGTTATTACCTGGTGCTTTTTCCAAGGAGGATTTAGATTATGCAGAAGAACAACTTTAAGTCAGGCTTTATATCCATTATCGGACGTCCAAATGTAGGGAAATCTACATTCATTAACCGTATGGTTGGGCAAAAGATCGCCATTATGAGTGACAAGCCACAAACTACACGAAACAAAGTACAAGGAATCGTCACAACGGATACGTCCCAGATGATTTTTATCGATACACCAGGTGTTCA
It encodes the following:
- a CDS encoding cytidine deaminase is translated as MRVEQLVNEAKQAMNTAYVPYSKFPVGAALETEDGIIYHGCNIENSSYGLTNCAERTAIFKAVSEGVKSFKSITIIGDTEGPISPCGACRQVIAEFCAPQMPVYLTNLKGNVQETTVEQLLPGAFSKEDLDYAEEQL